Genomic segment of Callithrix jacchus isolate 240 chromosome 9, calJac240_pri, whole genome shotgun sequence:
ACCGGCTAGTATTAACTCAACgaaaagcaaaacagacaaaGTACTAGAAACAAAGCATGGGGATAGCTAGGTGTGTCTTTAGGGGCAGGTCTGCAGGTGCTTCCTTCTAAGTCTGTCCcccattctccaagacagacatGAACTCAGGTTAGGAGTCAGGCTGCAGGAGCACAGGTGGGGTCAGAAGAAACTGCCCCCCACCCTCGTCCCTGAAGTGGGCTCCTGCTGGTGGCTTTCCTCTCCCTGGGGCCTACTTGATCCCATTGCGGGGGTCCTGTCATCCCTGTGCCCACTCCATGTCCTAGTCTCCACCCGAGGAGGAAAGGGAACCGAATAGGTGAGGTGTTTCCATGGCCGTGGAGATGACAGTACCTGGAAGCCAGTGGCCTTGAGACTGTCTCATCTGCAGGCAAGTCCGGGGCTAAGGCCAGTGGTTCCCATGGTCCTTGAGTGGTCTCTGGAAAATACTGTGGAGGTCCCTTTTCCTCACGTTTCTCTGAAGGTGATGAGATGGGAGAAGAGGCTTAGTGAGGCTGCAGGTCCGAGCCTCCTCAGCAGGTACGAGCAGCCCAGCTGGTTGGAAAAGGCTGTCGCCATGGGGCCATCCCAGTATTTTGGCTTCCTGGCCTGTCTCTGGTGTGAATCAACAATCCATAATTGCCAACCCAGGACACCCCAAATCCTAGTGCTTGATTCACTTCTCAAACTGACTCACCAATTCCTTCTGTGGCCACACAATGCCCCTCCTCTCCAGCCCAGCTCCTGGCCCTGCCACACAGTGACCTTGAAATGCAGCGGGGCAGCCACAGCCCGGCCTGTACCAGTCTTGAGCCTCAGACCCTCAAACTCTGTGATCTTACTCCCACAGAGTGACACCTGGAACCTACTGACTGGGGGAGGGCTACCCCTGTAACCAGCATGACTACCCAGGCCTGGCCCTTGTCAGAAATCAGCTCCCCAACCACAAAGAAACTGGGGCCATTGGGCCACTCACCTGACCACTGAGGCCTGTCCACAAACCCAGAGTCAACATGGGGCTTGCCTGAGGGCTGCAGGCGGTCGGGACCCCACTCCCTTGTACCAGGGTCTTCAGCTGTGGCCTGCCCGGCCGGCTCCATGTGCGTGGGAAGGGCTCTTTGGCGGCGCCGGTAATTGGCAAACCAGTTGTACACCTGCTCAGGGGTCAAGCTCGTCTCCAAAGCCAAGTTCTCCTGCCCCCAAACAATAAAACTTCTAGCCCTGCTTCCATTCCCTGAAGACAGGGGTATGGAGAAGTGGCTCTGATAGCTCATTTCCACCAAGAAAGAGGGTGAGGGCCCAGCCTAATCTCTCCAAGGACAGCAGAGAGCAGTGAGCATGACCAGAACATGCGGACCTTGCCTCCTTGGGCTGATCCCCATTCCCTAGGCAGTGAGGTCCAGGCCAAGGTGTCTGTACAGCCACATGTGCATATCCCCGAGTGGGGTCCTTGCTAGGCCCACCCAGACAGCATGCCCAGGGTCACCTGAGCCCCAGAGGTGCAAGGCCTGCAGACTGACACCACCTGTGCCTGGCACAAACCCACTGCACAGTGGGAGACCATGTTGGTTGGCAGATGCCTCAACCCCTtgtctcagtgcctggcacacagtgagtgctGAGTGCGCAGCTGTGGGGTCACACACATGGATGTTATGACTCCATGTGAGAAAATGAAACCCTTCACGTGGCAGACAGGACTGTCTGCAGGGGCTGCCAATCAACAGGGTACCAGCTGGTCCCCCATCTTACTAAGAACTCTGGACACAGACATCCAGAGGAGAGGTCGAAACCACCAGCACCCTGGAGGACAGGGCCACTGAGGAGCCTGGGGTAGGGATATCCCCTTGTGGAGGGGAGGAACCAGGGGGAACCCCTGGGTCCTGGGTGTCTTCTATTCTTACCCTCTCAGCCTTGCTGGGGTTGGTGCTCACCCCCACAGCGAAATTGTGCAGCTTCTCTCGAACCTCTCTGGGGAAGTTCCGGGTCTTCAGCCCctctgggcagagggaggggggCGGGGGGTtcctgggcagagggaggggggCAGGAGGTTCCTGGGTGAGGATAGGGAGGAGGTAGTAACATACAGGACCCTCCAAATCTGTTCCCTTCTCCAGGCCTAGCCTTCTGCAGAAGGTCACACTTCCTTCCCTGTGCCTCCTCCTGGGGGATGCCACTGTCTCCTTGTCTCTGTGACACACCTGGACCCTGGCACCTTGCCACTAAAAGCACTGCTCCTCAGCTCACAAAATCCAGTTAGTTTCTTAACTCTCCTTTTAACTGGCACCTCCTTGGCTGCACTGGCTTCTGAATTCTGCGCACCACTGGatttcctcttcctctcactGGCCACGTCTCAGCTGATTCTTCCTCATCCCCCTCTGCGTTACAAAGTCCCAGAGGTCTGTTCCCTGAACACAGAGGACCCCTCCTTTCTCTGTGCCTTCCCAGGGTTTCAGTGTCACTCACAGAGATGACAAAGGGATGTGTGGCTGGCCAGTGCTGGAGCTGGACACCAGGGGTGTTCCCACTGGTCATGCTCCTCTCTAGTGCTGAGCAGATTTGAACATTTCATAAGAAAAAGGTGATACATGCAACAGCATCACTCGTCTGTAGAAGGCGTGTCATCCGAATGCCTACTGGGACGTCTGAAATGCATCTCACACATCATGAATTCCAGAAGAACTCCATCCTCCCTCTCTAAACGTTCCCCGACCCCTGTGCACCTCAGTGAAGGAACCCTCATGCTCCTGGTGTTTCTCACACAGGCCAAGAGCCCTGGAGTCTGCATTAGTCCCCTCTTTACCTCCTGCAACGTGTCCAGTAACCCCCCAGCTCCACCTCCAAAATGTACCTTGACCCAATCCTGTTTCCTTTCCCCAGCCACTGTCCCAGCCCTGAGCCAGGACTGGAACCTCCTAGAAACCCCAGCATCTACTCCTGACCCCTGTATCTGCATCTACTGTGACTCAGATGCCACCCCTTCCTGAAACCCCTGGACCATCAGCCAGGGGTCATAACCCAATCCAGCAGCTACCATGGCTGCAGGCCCAGTGTCCTGTTGCTCATCAGCCTCTAAGGCAGGGTTGGTGAATCCCATTCCACTGCCTGCTTCTCTGGCTACTGTCTAAGAattggttttacatttttctttctttttttttttttttttgagatggagtctcactctgttgcccaggctggagtgcaatggcgcaatctcagctcactgcaaccctcgcctcctgggttcaagcgattctccttcctcagcctcccgagtagctgggattacaggtgtgcaccaccacacccagctaatttttgtatttttagtagagatggggtttcacaatgttggtcaggctggtctcgaactcctgacctcgtgattcgcctgccttggcctcccaaagtgctgggattgcagacgtgagccaccactcctggtctgATTTACATTGTTCAAAGGCTGTTAACACATAAAccccaaaatatttactatatgccCCTGAATACCAGGCTCCTCTGACCACAAGTCTTTGAATGTGTTGTCCCTTCCTGGAAACTTCTGCTCACATGGCTGGCACGATCACCACACTCAAGACTCTCCTCCAAGACTTGGAGCAGCCTGCACTGACCACCCCATCTAAAGCAGCCAACCGCTCACAGCCTCTTCTGAGTATATTCTCTTCAtagcacttctcactctctgaattatGTGAtctactttatttctttgtctgttGGCCACTGTCCACATTACTGCTGGGCTTCTGACAACTTGCCTCACTCCATCACTTTATTTGATGGCTACCATGCAAAAAAATTCTCTGGGCCAAAAAGGTACGCATGTCTTCTTCCTCCAGCGCCCAGTATTGTTAGTGACCAGGCCCTGCCCTGTGGCTCAGGAATCCTTCATGACTTGGGCTTTCAGGAGTTCACAGCAAGATCTACAGCCCTTCTGTGAGCAGTGGAGAGCACCTGGGATGAAGAGAAAAGgctcccaggagtttgagaccagcctgggaaatacagcaagaccctgtcttcacaaaaattaaaaattagccaggcatggtggtcagatgtacttgggggctgaggtgtgggaggatcacttgagcctgggacattgaggctgtagtgaatcatgactgtgccactgcatgctagtctgggcaacagagcgagaccttgtctcaattcttttaaaagaacaaaggCTCCAATACCTCACTGTCTGGGCTACGGTCCTGGCTTTGCAACTCTCACGTGGGGCCTCAgattaacctttctgtgcctcagcttcctcactcataagtggtgatgatggtgataacaaCAATTACTAGCACTAACATTTATTCAGTGCTGAGAATGGTGGCAATGACCAGGACTGCCACTTATTTAATGTCTATCATGTGCCCGGCACTATTCTCAGCCCCTGACATGTAACTCATGCTAACACTGGCAACATTCTCACCCCTACCTCTTTGAAAGGCCTTGCGGCCCCTCAGTGGCCACCTACCCTCCATGTCCACTGTCCCTGGTTCGAGGGCCCCCTTTCTGGCCGGTCCCTGGGTGGGTGCTAGGGGCAGGGATGATCAGGATGCCAACCTCCTGACCTTACCCTCAGACACACTGCGGTCAGCCATCCATTTCCAGCCATCCGCTGAGTGAAAGGGCTGGTGGAGAGTGTAGCTCAGTGATCAGCATCCAGCACTAGTGTGACACACTGAAGCCATCTTATGCTGACTACACTGTGACTTACTGTTCAGGCAGACATTTCCTACCCATGTCTCCTCCTACTTTGCTTCAGTCCCTCTGGGATTTGCATTGTACATCTAATCCCTTGGGATCACCATGAAATATGCACGAGTAAATCCTCGTGGGTTACCTCTTTCTGCAGCGGAACTTCTGCACGGGGGTGAGTGCAGCCACGCCCAGCCTCCTCATGACCAGACGGTAGTGGATGTTGTTCCAGAGCTGCACCAGCTCCTGGCTGCCTCCTGGCACCTGGCACCCCTGCCAAGAAGAGCATGCTGAGCCCTGGCCACCCACCCTGGAGCACTGTTTGGACCCGTGTCTACCATCCCAAACCAACTCAGCAATGGGAAAGGCAGTGATGGGATGAGCAGGGCTCTGGGTTCAAGCCCACTGATTTTGCAAAGTGCCAGCGTGGCCACACAATGCAGGCCTTGAGTCAGATGGCCCTCACTCCATTCCTAGCAGGCTCAGACCTTGGGCAGATGCATTCACATCAGCCTTGAATGGGCTGCCTTTAAACCTTCAACCCTCCTCAAAACACAATGGTAAGGCACATGTGACAAGAGAAAGTCCAGTGATTCTCTTCTGGCCAACAGCAAATGACAAGTGGAGCCGGGGTCATAATCACATGGTGTGATCTGAGGGTCTGATGTCTGATTCACATCTTACGTGAAAGACCTTTGTCTCCCAGCAGCAGTGCTGGCCCCTCAGCACATTCTAAGGTGAGGGGAATGAAGGGGTCCCTGTCCAGTTCACCCGTCTGCTTAACAGAGGATGCCTGGTGCTGGTCTCTGCTGTGATTCCTGTGTGGCTCCCACCATTCCCTTAATTCCCATCATCTGCCACAGGAGTGGTCCCTGTGGCCCCACACAGGCCTTAAACTACAGTGTTGCTTGGACCATCCTGGCAAGGGAGGTGCTGAGAATCATTCAGCTTTCTCTCTGAGGCATCAGAGAGGCCCAGTCTTGCTGGGCAATGACCCCTCAGAGCTGATCCCTCTGTGCCCCCGTCTCCTCCCAGCATGTGGCCTCAGGGAACCTGCATGACatgggggcagggctgggcaggaaCACACTGCACAGGCTGGGGTTGCTGCCCATTCTTGGTGTGGTGGTCCCTTTGTGTCTCCCAGGTCAGCCCAGGTGGTGCACGTCATGTGCTGGATGCCTGTGTCACTTGCTGAAATGTGAAAATTTCTGAATTGCAGAAAACATTAGGCGCAAAGGGCAATATGGCTCCTCAGACATACACGTGGGTCACCCTGACTGAGCTAATTCCTCTCCGGGGGTTTTCATCACTGATGCCAGTGAGTGCCTTCACGGCAGTCGTTACAACTCTAACTGCATGCCCTCATTTGTTTACTTCATTCGTTTTGACAGATTTGAAAGCCCTCGAGCCCTGCCAGGTTCTCGGTGTCATGCAGTGTGTCAGCCAATCTTGCAGGGAGAAAGACTCTGGTGGCCCTGCCTCTGTGCACCGTCAGTGCAGTGAGGGAGGCAGATGGAAGGCACATCAACAAACATATAACCTTCTAGTTACAGAGGAAGGGCCAGAGAAGGGGCAATGGGGGCAAGACTGGAGAGTGAAGGGGGCATCACCTCCATGGTCTGACATTTAAAGTAGAAACCAGAAGTGTAGGAAGGTACCAGCCAGAGAGCCAGGTGCCAGCCTCCAGCAGAGGGAATGACACCTGCAAAGGCCTTGGGACAGAGAAGTATCTCAGGAGTTGGAATGGCAAGGAGACTGGCGTGGCCACTGCAGAGGAGGCTGGGGGGAGCCAGAGGTGACAGGAAAGCAGCAGGCTCAGAACCTGGCTCTGGGAGCCACTGCTCAGGGCACACTATGATGCCATTTGCATTGTAAAAAACGACTTCTGGCTGCTGTGTGCACAGGCACAGGGGCAGGAGGACACTACACTAGCTCTGTTGGGGCTGGAAGGAATTGAATATCTTGAAGGGGAACTCACAGTGAATTATGCACAGACTGGATTACAGggccaaagaaaggaaaaaacaggcCTTCACATTCCTTTTTGGAAACCTTTGGGCCATATGTTTTCTGCAATTCAGAATATTTCAGATTTCAGCAAGTAACATAGGCATCCAGCACATGATACGCACCATTCAGGACCACCTGGGACAGCACCCTGTCACCAAGCACACCCTTATTTAGGCAGCAAAATGTACAGTCGTCACATTAGTTGGACCAACAAATGCTCTAAACAGCTTCAGATCAGCACAGGTCAGGTGCAACGCCTAACGTGTTGAGGTTGAAGGTACCAGGAGGTGAGTGACCAAGACGCTTTTGGTTTTCAGAGGTCTCCATTGCAGACTTGCAGCCAGAGACTGAGAGGGGTGCTGAATGCCCTGCCGACTGAGACGTCGACTCTCCAAAACCAGGCTCGCACTTATTCACTCTGTTGGCATCACGCCTGTCACGGATCACCACTCAACAGGGATTCGATGAATGAGTAGTTTAAACTCATATTACCAAACTTGTGAGAGCTTGGTAATGACAGTGGACTAAGCTTATATAAAACGCGCCTCCCAGGTTTTTCAAAGGCACTGGGGTGTGGGCCTCCGGTCAGCGGGTTCCTACTAACTCCCAGGTACTACTGCAGTGCTGGGGATGGTGGAGGCTGCCTGGAGAAGTTGCCACCTCTCTCTGCACCCCACCATGAAGCCCAGACCTACCTCCAGGAGCTGGCAAGCcgcctgctgctgctcctgctggtCCAGGACTCGGGCACACACCAGGGCAACATCTGCATTGTCCAGGAGGTGCAGGCGGAGCTGGCTGTCCAGAATGGCTGAAACCAAAGGCTTCACCTGGGCAAGGTCATGCTGAAAGTGACGGCACAGCCTGCTCGCAAGGGTCACCAGCTCTGCCGGGGGTGGGCAGGTGTCCTCATGCTCCTTCAGCAGAGTCAGGAAGCTCTGCATCCTGTGCTGGGTTGTGGCCACTCTGCCAACACAGAGAACAGTCACAGGAATGGGCAACACTGACCACACCCTTTCTGGCAATCAATCATTCAGCCCACTCTGCGAAGCAGGTGTTGCCACGATTGTCGTGCCATGGAAACTTGGGAGTCGGAGTAAGACCTCACGCATCCTGAGAGGGCAGCACCATGGCAGACACCCTCTAGAATTTCCTTCTAATCCCCCAAATACTTTAGTCTTTAACAAACACAGCTGGGCACCAAGCACTGGGCTGGGTACTACTTGCAACAGCTCCTCCACTTCTCTGAACCTTCCACCTGGCCCCTGGTCCACAGCCCACACTGTTCCTCTCAGCTCTGCTTATCCTTCCTTTCGTCCACCCTGCCACACACTTTGTGATTATATTTCATCTCACTCCTTCTCTGGGCTCACTGGGGTAGGGACCTTATGTGCAGTGGTCACCAGTGGATGCCAAGGCCTTCCATCGGAATCCACAtacatgcactttttttttttttttttttgagatggagtcttgctctgtcacccaggctggagtgcagtggcatgatctcggctcactgcagcttccacctcccgggctcaagcgattctcttagtagctgggattgcaggcgtgtgccaccacgtccagctaatttttatagttttagtagagacggggtttcatcatgttggtcaggctggttttgaactcctgacctggtgatccgcctgccttggtctcccaaagtgctgggattacaggcgtgaacccccACGCCCGGCCCACATGCACTTGTTTTAACAGCAGAACGTGCTTATGCCAATACTTAATCCAAACTTCACAACCGCACGTTTGGTCCTGCATCCACATGAGGGACCTATACTTGTCCTAACGGGGCCCCGCCTAAGGACGTTTAGGGAGCTGGCAGTGACTGCTTTTCCCAACAAAAACCATCTTTCCCAACCCATCTTACTCCCGCGGAACACATTTTTATTAACGTAAGTGGAGATATGGTAGTAGGTGCTGCCGCCAATGCTTTCCTTTGAAAGGTCTGTGCATCTTCAGAGCAGCAGAGAACCAGCTAGGCTGTGCGCCCCCAGGCGACGGGTTCTGTCCGCCCGCATCGCCTCCCGCGCCAAGGGGACGCGACCTAGTCGACGCCACCGCTTCCCCCGGCTCTAGCGCCATCTCACTCGGGTCCTACTCAGGGCTCCGCATTTGCAGCACCACAGCGGGCAGGAGGCCCTGGACCCTGACTCCCTTGAGGGAACGGAGGCTGCCCGGGCCtcggaggagggaagaggaggctcCCAGGCCTGGGTTTCCTGCAGCGCCGAGCCCCACCGGCTCTGAGAGGGGTGCGGTTCCTGCCATTTCTGGAAGCAAAAGGGTTCCGGGAGGGACCTTGGCTTGTCCGCCCGGTGCCCTGAGGGGCACTTGGCTCCGCCTGGAATGGAAGGAAAGGTCGCGGGAGGGGGCGCTGCTGGGCTTCCCGCCTGTGGCATGACCCCCACTCGTGGGCAACCATCCCCTACCTTGCTGGCGCGCCGCTCCCTGCAGAGGCCGGGACTCCTGCCTGGGGCTCCACCCTCAACCCTGCCCCGGCCACCGCACTCCTCACCCTCCAGGACCCCCGATTACCCACTGGCACGCCCCCGACTCGCTCTCTGGGACCCTCGCCCCCGCACTCCTCACCCCCCCGGGACGCCCCCGCCTGCGCGCCCCTCACCCTCCGGGCCCCGCTTCTGCGCCGGCGCACGTACCTGGCGCGCACTGGAGGCCAGCGCGGAAGGCGCGGGCGCCACAAAGTATCCAGGCCGCGGCCAATCCCCGCGAGGCTCCGCCCACGAGCCGGCCCGGGGCCCTGCGCCCCTCAGCCGCCCGCGGAGTCTGGGGGGAGCTGGGGGCTACGCCGGGGCTCGGGTGTCTGTGGCATCTGCGGGTCGAGGAGTCTGGGGCATCCGGGACGACCCCGGGGGTCCTCGGGGCCGCAGTGCGGGGGTCTGAAAGGCCTGGAGCCCCgcgggtgggtgggggagggcgCCGCGACCCCCGCCCTGCCGTGGAGCAGAGGGAACGGTGACCCGCCGCTGACCCCGCTTCTCCCGCCCTGGCGCAGGCGCAGCGGGTCAGGCTGGGGTCGTGGCTCAGTGGGGCGCAGCGCGTTCCTGGCGCCGGGGAGGAGGGCGCCTCTGGAACCCAGACCCGTAGGGGACCTGTCTGGGTCTAGCGGGctgaggcgggggtgggggtctGGGGATGGACCACATCCGCCCAGATGAGCCCTACGGGTGGCTCCCTCAGGGAAAGCCTGGAGCAGCCTGACCGCGGTTGACCTCCATGACCCCGGGCACCCCAGGACGGGGAGATCCCGGGTCGGGGGTGGTGTCCTTACAGACCTGGTCAAAATACGGCTAGGAAATCAATGAAGACCCCAAGTCCTGGCGTGGGCACAGTTCAGCCTCTTCCCTTGTGGAGTTCGTAGTTTTTTGTGTGCGTTTGTGGGATTTTTTAAGTGTtctattattatgttttttattttgagacagagcctcgctctgtctcccaggctggagtgcagatcttGCTTCACTGCaccctccccctcccgggttctgTGGGTAACCCCCTATATAGGTACCGAGGAAGGACCGCCaagcagaatcctggcacaaTTAAGGCCtggagaatatctcagtttatagtgttactaagttatttccatatatatatgtatatatatgtaactatattttagtttataatcggaggaatgcctagagtatgtatagtacagagcatgaattaaggagtAAGCAGCTtgtaatcggaggaatgcctagagcagacacagtgcagagcatgatttaagggaaaaacagttataccaggacaggaatccatggcccaggtggcagcCTTCAGTATCATAAAGACACCTGCTGTATGGCAGGCCTGGGGGtgagagcctctcctcctgataaaggagttgtaggaccttgttccagttcttgtggaaggccgCCCTCAGACTGgtaatccaccttggtgactgtgaactctatcagctcttgctactgtgctgcttgaaaagcatcttcccatagaactcACTGGAAGGGTTACTGCCAGAAGGTGGTGGTAAccttgacagctctgtcactgctgtgtgacttaaagcatcctatAAATCTTAGTAGCTTGCCCATAGATagaggtattgcacactgcaTCCACTTCACTGCGCACAGCCCGCCTCCATGCCTCGGGGACCTAAtggggggtggaccccttactgcacaggGCCCTTGCCTTGATGACCTAAtgggaacgggccccttgctgAGCAAGGTCCACCTcccagcctaggtgacctaatgggggtggaccccttgttttattgctcatgaccctatcactatccttaaagatgacttcactcactgccctgccccttaacctatacacaataaatactgaTGCTTCTGGACATTCTGGGCCTCGCCTGACTCTGTTCCTAGGTGGCGTGGCCCCTGAGCCCGGCTGCGTTTTCCTTGTACTGTgccctgtctctttatttcttggatcctgcacctcagcacagcataagggccAGCAGCCctacaggttcaagcgattctccttcctcagcctcctgagtagctgggattagaggcacgctccaccacgcctggcaaatgttttgtatttttagtggagccaggattttaccatgttggtcaggctggtctcaaactcccgacttggtgatccgcccgcctcagcctcccaaagtgctaaggttacaggcatgagccactcactgcactcGGCCTCTTTTGGTGTTTCATACAGTAAGTTTGGAAAGTACCTGGAAATGCAAGACCAAAAAGACCTTGAATTGTTTGTTTAGAAGCAGAAGTTTATCCTTGTGCGCAAGTCTTATGCATTTATTGACTTTTTCCTTCCAGTTAGACCTTGAATATGTTTGAAAACCAACtcaaggccagacacagtggtggaCAC
This window contains:
- the ANHX gene encoding anomalous homeobox protein isoform X2, whose protein sequence is MQSFLTLLKEHEDTCPPPAELVTLASRLCRHFQHDLAQVKPLVSAILDSQLRLHLLDNADVALVCARVLDQQEQQQAACQLLEGCQVPGGSQELVQLWNNIHYRLVMRRLGVAALTPVQKFRCRKRNPPPPSLCPEGLKTRNFPREVREKLHNFAVGVSTNPSKAERENLALETSLTPEQVYNWFANYRRRQRALPTHMEPAGQATAEDPGTREWGPDRLQPSGKPHVDSGFVDRPQWSEKREEKGPPQYFPETTQGPWEPLALAPDLPADETVSRPLASRSLPGGEMYQEGPGHDPATLPLFCPGPGLCPLAAGSDILDPTVAAPESWLMSLALASSKEVSFQTGQLVHSHGLDFVMGPADTAVAVSIATLGDPSPTALQSWPQLHPPSPALCLPWS
- the ANHX gene encoding anomalous homeobox protein isoform X1 gives rise to the protein MQSFLTLLKEHEDTCPPPAELVTLASRLCRHFQHDLAQVKPLVSAILDSQLRLHLLDNADVALVCARVLDQQEQQQAACQLLEGCQVPGGSQELVQLWNNIHYRLVMRRLGVAALTPVQKFRCRKRNPPPPSLCPEGLKTRNFPREVREKLHNFAVGVSTNPSKAERENLALETSLTPEQVYNWFANYRRRQRALPTHMEPAGQATAEDPGTREWGPDRLQPSGKPHVDSGFVDRPQWSEKREEKGPPQYFPETTQGPWEPLALAPDLPADETVSRPLASRSLPGGEMYQEGPGHDPATLPLFCPGPGLCPLAAGSDILDPTVAAPESWLMSLALASSKEVSFQTGQLVHSHGLDFVMGPADTAVAVSIATLGDPSPTGFAGPPSGHPQSMQPEEGPGTSNGRAELRVGSYLVTQPPLQAPEFVLTQSPPELAPAPSAFPGPVSAMELSQALPSSQVQCADSQASGDAFWGARMLLEFSGSSLD